Proteins encoded in a region of the Podarcis muralis chromosome 2, rPodMur119.hap1.1, whole genome shotgun sequence genome:
- the FBXW9 gene encoding F-box/WD repeat-containing protein 9 isoform X3: MDAPPDSSTEHQDSDNDSDTESKADPDTQAQEYIERVLGSSSQSSQASQCLPPTSLSVSDKAQVSDHRSPPLELKKSPVSDDTASGLLSLPLELILEICSYLQPRFVLGVLPLVCKTLRDILQDEVTWRIRLLKRIGSSYPVVEADDAFNWPAACIELEEHLQQWAENGRNTEHFSLAEGHFASVDSVLLLQGGKLCVSGSRDRNVNLWDLRELGKAPEKVLVKALGTERNGTHKGWVWSLAARDDRVCSGSWDSTVKLWDIAANGQQCGEIKGKAAVLCLSYLPDILVTGTYDKKVSVYDPRAALAPVKSRKLHSSAVLSLAADERFILSGSEDRTLVCFDRRANSVLQRLQLDSYLLTMSYHGAQLWAGDNNGQLYVFENKGGCFQHIRVR; encoded by the exons ATGGATGCTCCTCCTGATTCTTCTACTGAACACCAAGACTCTGATAATGATTCTGACACAGAGAGCAAAGCGGATCCAGATACCCAGGCCCAGGAATACATTGAACGTGTTCTTGGATCTTCAAGCCAGTCTAGTCAGGCATCCCAGTGCCTTCCTCCCACATCTCTCTCAGTAAGTGATAAGGCCCAAGTATCAGATCACAGGTCTCCTCCTCTGGAactgaaaaagtctcctgttaGTGATGATACAGCTTCAGGGCTGTTATCTCTTCCTCTGGAGCTGATCTTGGAGATCTGTTCCTACCTGCAGCCCAGATTTGTCCTGGGTGTCCTTCCTTTGGTCTGCAAGACACTGAGGGACATTCTGCAGGATGAAGTCACTTGGAGAATTCGTCTGCTGAAGAGGATCGGCAGCAGCTATCCAGTTGTGGAAG CAGATGATGCCTTTAACTGGCCAGCTGCCTGCATTGAACTAGAGGAGCACCTCCAACAATGGGCAGAAAATGGCAGGAACACAGAGCACTTTTCCCTTGCTGAGGGACACTTTGCATCAGTTGACTCTGTGCTGTTGCTCCAG GGTGGGAAGCTCTGTGTCTCAGGTTCTCGGGACCGAAATGTCAATTTGTGGGACCTGAGAGAGCTAGGCAAAGCACCAGAAAAAGTGCTGGTGAAGGCACTGGGGACAGAGCGCAATGGCACACACAAG GGATGGGTTTGGTCACTGGCTGCAAGAGATGACCGTGTGTGCTCTGGCTCCTGGGACAGCACAGTGAAGCTGTGGGACATAGCTGCTAATGGACAACAGTGTGGAGAAATCAA AGGAAAAGCAGCTGTGCTGTGCCTTTCATATCTGCCTGACATTCTAGTCACGGGAACCTATGACAAGAAGGTGTCAGTGTATGACCCTCGAG CTGCACTGGCCCCAGTGAAGAGCCGCAAGCTTCATTCCAGTGCAGTCCTATCACTTGCAGCTGATGAGCGCTTCATTCTCTCTGGCAGTGAGGACCGAACACTGGTGTGTTTTGACAGGAGGGCCAACAGTGTCCTCCAGAGGCTACAG CTGGACTCTTACCTCCTCACCATGTCATACCATGGTGCTCAGCTATGGGCTGGAGACAACAATGGGCAGCTGTATGTCTTTGAAAACAAAGGAGGGTGTTTCCAGCACATCCGGGTACGCTGA